CATAATATGCATCACAGTAGAAAAGTATGTATTTTCCTAACCCTTGATGTGAATTTTCCCTCTTGGGCCTTCTGGGGTGCCTTGAGTGAAAGACTGAGGCCATCACCTGACGGGCTTTGGGGCTTTGTGTGTTCTTCTAGGCCTGAATATATTGATGCCTTCAAAAATTACACCCTGgattctgcagcagctgctgcccccgCTGCCTCAGTGCCTccccctccagctgctgccccctccccaccacctCAGCCTTCTCCTCAGGCCCCTGGCAGCTCTTACCCTCCTCACATGCAGGTAAGAGAGCACTGCTCCTGCTGTAAGGCTTCTTGCACTCTTTTTCTGTCCCTTGGCATTGCTACCTGTGGGGCATTTTGTCATAAAAACTGTCTGGAATGGGAATTTATTAACTGTGCCACTTCAGTTGTTGTGTGCTTAGAGCAGGTGTTGGGGGACATCCCAGAAAgcttttttaataaattcatTTCAGCATCCCAGCTGCTGGTGGAGGAGAGACTTGTTCCTCCAGGGTTGTTGTCTTGAAAAATGTGCCAGATCTGCATTATTTGGGCAGCTGTGGTATAAAAAGACCTTGTGCTTAGTGTGAGTAAGCTCTGCTCTTGTCTCAGAGCAGAACTCCAGTCTGTGGTGCTCTGGTGACCACGCCAGATGTGTCTGTGGGTGACTAATAATGACCTGTGTTTGTGGGTGTAACCTTTTTGCTCTGCTTAGGTTTTGAAGTGTATCCACTGATGGATTTGAGCACTTTGTACAGGGGGTTGCTTTGACACCCCTTTGAAAAAGAAACTCTGGAATACTGAACCCCATTCCACAGATGAAGCCTGTGGGAACTGATTTATCTGAGATGTTACTCAAAATCAGTAATAAAAGAATTAATGAATGGCTTCTAAATTTGTGTTTTGGCTACTACAGTTGCTTTCTTCCCTCTGTTTGCCCCCTCTGCCCAGTTCTGCTCCCCGTGTGTGTGTCACAGTGACGAAGTGACTTGCTGCAGCCTTCCTTAGCCTTGCAGGGTGATGGCAGTGATGATTATTTTGCTTTACCCATTTCTTGCCCTCTGCTCTTGCTTGCTGTCCTGCTCAGGCCTTGCTAAAAGAAGCCAAAGCAGCACAGTGGGACAGCTCTGCTTGGCTGTCATGGATCCAGACCTAGGAGTGCATTAAAGCTGCTTCTTTAGGTTGGCATCATGACCCAGGGGTTCACACTGTGTTCCTGAGCCTTCTGGGCGAGCAGGATGTGACTGTGTTGTGTTCTGTGCCTTCCCAGATCACCCTCCCTGCTCTGTCACCCACCATGACAATGGGCACAGTGCAGAGGTGGGAGAAGAAGGTTGGGGAGAAGCTGAATGAGGGAGACTTACTGGCTGAAATTGAGACAGACAAAGCCACAATCGGTGAGTCCCCAGCCAAGGTGGGTGAGGTGCCCTTGGAagggccctgagcagcctctgccagctcctctggctgctcAGGGGGTGGTGCTGTGGGACAAGTTTTGTTAACATCTCATTCCACCGGAGAGCCAAACATTGGAGCTCCTAAAAACACTTCTATTTCCTCATCAGTCCTTCTTAGCAAGTGTGTGGAGAGGTTTCCTGCTGGAAAGGATTCTCCTGCTTCAGCTGCCagtctccagcagcagcacttggagcAGCTCTTCAGTTCCTCAGTGTTGTTTCTCTCCCCTGCAGGCTTTGAAGTGCAGGAGGAAGGCTACCTGGCAAAAATCTTGGTGCCTGAAGGAACAAGAGATGTGCCCTTAGGAACTTCTCTGTGCATCATTGTGGAGAAGGAGGCTGATATTCCAGCCTTTGCTGACTACCAGGCTGCTGCAGTCACTGACatgaaggcagcagctccttctcctcctcctcctcctccacaggTAAGAAGTCAGGGCCACCAAGCCTGACCTGAGCTGCTGTTGACAGTGAGAAGCCCAGGCTGCAAGAGGAGTGTTCTGATTTGTGAGTGCAAGGCTGATCCATGTGTTGAGAAGTGATCACTAATTTGCCCTCCAAGACCTACAGCAGTTTCATTCATTCTGATCTTTTCCCCAGCTTGTTGCTTGTGCCTCCTCATCCTTGAAAATGGGGAGCATAagttctttgttttatttggtgCATAGCTCAGCTGACCTCCTTCCCAGTGAGTTTCTGATTTCATTTCTGGGGGCCTTTGTGCAGATGAGTCATTGTCTCTTGACTGATAATTAGATGGGCCAGTTCTCTTGCTGTGGGTTCCACTGATGGCTTTGATTCTTTGTTAAGGTGATGGCaactcctgcagctgctcctcctcctccccagcctgctgctgctcctgctccagcagccccctCAGCGGCCCCACCCCACAAAGGAGGAAGGGTCATGGTCAGTCCCCTGGCAAAGAAGTTGGCAGCAGAGAAAGGAATCGACCTTACCCAAGTGAAAGGTACCTTTCCTTTCCACTTCTTTGCTCTCACTGTCAGTTTTCTGTCCTTGTAGATCCATATTTTCCTGTTCTTCCTGACTGTGCAGCTGTGAGCCAGGAGTTGTGTTCAATGATTCTCTCTGTTGAATAAAACTTTGCTTTAGAAGCAAAGCCATGTTGTTGGAAATAATCAAAATCCTCTCCCATTTTCCTTTGCCTCTTTCAGGTACTGGACCAGATGGCAGAATCACCAAAAAAGATGTGGAGTCATTTGTGCCATCAAAGGCTGCTCCAGTGAGTAGGCTGGAAATCTGTGGGTATGGATGTTACAGGAAGGGAAAGGCTCTGTGGAAGGGCAGTTCCTGCATGGAACTGGCATTGCTGGATTGTGTGGGTGGTGGTGACTGTAAGGTTGGGAAATTTAACCTGCCAGAAACACTGATGAAGCCTTCTCCCTTTGTTTGTCCCTTTGATAttccattaagaaaaaaaaaaataatgtgctCCCAACCCTTCCTTTGGCTGCTAAATCTTCACGGGCTGAGGTCATCCAGTCCCAACTGGTCCAGCATTGCTGAAGAGAGGGGCTCAGAAGGAAAGCCAGGTCTAGCAAACCCCAGCCTGTCGCTGCTGCCCCAGAAGTGTTCTGATGCTGTGGTTTGTGTTGGCCCTGAGCAGATGGAGGTGTTTCTCTGTGTGCTGCAGTTCGGGAGagccccccagcacagctctgctgtctgTACAACAACCAGAGCAGgactggctgtgctgggagcttcACAGCAGCACATCTCAGTGTCGAGCTGCTGAAGCACTCCATACTGCATTTTATAGCCAAATGTAGGGGTTAGAAGGAGCCTGGTGGGCACTGGAGAGGTGGAAATAGCTGCTGCTCTTACCAAGAGGCAGCTTGGCCTCAGCACTGAGCTGCAGTTGCTCTTTGGGTGTTTCTGGGGGTGACGCTGGTGTTCcctgcaggctgcagctccGGAGGCAATTCCTGCTGCAGTGGGGGCAGCACCCGAGGGGACCTTCACGGACATCCCCATCAGCAACATTCGCAGGGTAAGGTTCCCGTCTTTTCCAAGATcactggctgagctgggagtgTTCCAAGCTGATCCGTGTTCTGTGCTCTGCACACCCCCAGGTCATTGCTCAGAGGCTGATGCAGTCCAAACAAACAATACCTCACTACTACCTGTCCATCGATGTCAACATGGGAAAAGTCCTGGTGCTAAGGAAAGAGCTCAATCAGGTGAGTTCTGGCATCTTGGCTTGGGAAAAAAACTTTCTTTTCAGTGCCTTTTGTGGGTCAGTTCTGGACTGTCTGTGACAGAATGAGATTTTCCTCATGTCTTCTGATTCCTGACTTCCCTAAGGGGCTGTTCTCAGCTCTGCTTGGTGGTGATTCATTATTTCAGGTGGAAAATAAAAGGATAGAAAGCTTTATAATAGtaagaaaggtaaaaaaaatagGCAGAATAATAATTCTAAGCCAAGTTTGAGGAAAACgaaacattaaaaaaccctATGTTCTTAAATTGTGGAGATGCTTTCACCTTCTAAATTATCCTTGAATTTTAATGCTTGCAAGTGGTGTGATTGTTTTCTAACGTTTCCTGTGAACTGCAGTGACTACCCTCATCAACTGGGGGGATGTGCAGGGGACAAACTGACACCTGGAATCTCTTTTTTTGCAGGAGGTCTCGGAGAACATTAAGCTTTCTGTTAATGATTTCATAATTAAAGCTTCTGCATTGGCATGCTTGAAAGTGCCTGAGGCAAATTCTTCATGGATGGACACAGTTATTAGGCAGTAAGTTTATGGCATGGTCAGAGCCAGAAAATTCCTTTGTTCATGGCAAAACAGAACTTCTGCTGGGATTtcagggaggggaaaaatatGATGTGAAGGTGAGAAGTTCTGTTAAAGTGATAAAACCTTTGAGTCTAAGGCTGGTGGGCAAGGTAAAGTAATTGTCACAAATTCACGTTAATTTTATGTTGTCTGGACTGTTCtgattttttctgtttgctcccTTGCTGGAGTGATTTCAGCTGCTGTGTGTGTTGCAGGAATCACGTGGTGGACGTGAGTGTGGCCGTCAGCACCCCCGCAGGGCTCATCACCCCCATCGTCTTCAACGCCCACATCAAGGGCCTGGCTGCCATCAGCAAGGACGTGGCTTCCCTGGCAGCCAAAGCCCGGGAAGGGAAGCTCCAGCCTCACGAATTCCAGGTGAGACACCCATGGAGTTATTAAactctgctgctcttggcttgttTAAAAGGAGCAAAGGCTGTTTTGTGATGTTAGAGCCTTGTTCAGTGATctcagaatatcctgagtgggaAAGGGACTCACAGGGATCATTGAATCCATCCCCTGGCCCCACActgacacccccaaatcccaccctgggcatccctggcagcgctgtccaaacactcctggagctctggcagccttggggctgtgcccattccctggggagcctgggcagtgcccagcaccctctgggggaagagcctttccctgatctccatcccaaattcccctggcagagctccagctgctccctggatcctgtccctgctcaccaAAGAGCCTCCCCTCATCAGGAAGCTGCAGACTGGAATGAGGTCCCCCCTCTCCTCATATTCCCGCATAAAACAGTTTTTTGAGTTTGCCCAtgaatgtgttttgttttcttttaggGTGGGACTTTCACAATTTCCAATTTAGGAATGTATGGGATTAAGAATTTCTCTGCCATAATCAATCCACCTCAAGCCTGCATCCTGGCAGTGGGTTCCTCAAAAGAAATGCTAGTGCCAGCGGATAATGAGAAAGGGTGAGTTTTCATCTGATCCTGAGCTCAAACTCTGAAATCATGCCTAGTTTCCTAACACCTACATtagataataattttaaaaaccctaaaaattaTTGTTGACGCTGTGCTTTCAGTACCTGCTTCAGTTTGCATTTAAGGAAAACCTAAAGGCTGGATCCTGTTATAATATCCCCTTGCTTGGAGCTAAAAGGGTTGCTTTCCTTCGTGTGGGGCTGTCTTTCTGCTGCAAGGAAAGCTGAGCTCCCTGCCCTAAGGGGAACACACAGAGGTGTTTTTAGTGCCTGTGGGGAGTTCCTTCCTTGGTTTTCCTCAGAGAAGGGATGAACATGATCTGCTCCCCAGTGCAGCTGGGGGAAACATCTGTCACCAAGCACCAGCTGCTATTCCTGGCTCTCCAAGTAGCTTTTCTGCTGTGTAAGTGGCACTGCCTTGCAGAGGAATGTGTTAaccctttttttgttgtttttctcccAGCTTTGACGTGGCCAGCGTGATGTCTGTCACCCTGAGCTGTGATCACCGTGTTGTGGATGGAGCAGTTGGAGCACAATGGCTTGCTGAGTTCAAGAAATTCCTTGAAAAGCCAGTAACCATGCTGCTATAATTTAACCATGCAAACCAGAATTTTCATGGGTCACACTGTTGTGTTTTAAACAAGCTATTTAGACTTTAGTGTTCAGACTTTGAGAGAgttcctttttttatttaaaaaatgtattatatTATCTGGTAATGTTATTTACCAGtctgtacagaaaaaaaaaagtttgcaaaAGTGCTTTTCAGAGCAATATTACAGCTACACTGTATTTTTATACAGTTAGTTAAATTGCAAACTCTTCCAAAACAGAGTTAAGCAtcccagattttaaaaataaacaaaattatccTGGCATTGTGCCAGCTGCTTCTAAACTCGGGTGCCCAGGGGGTGCATACCAACAGTTTCACGACCTCGGTGTTGTCAGAGACTGGAATTTCAAACATCTCTTGACAGGAGCGCAGGTGAGATGGCCACAGAAGGGTGGCAGGAGGAGGGGAGCTCCCCCACATCCTCTTCTGGGCTGGGGAGATGGCACAGCACTGAAGTGCCTGGGGGTGGTGTCTCAAAGGCCAGCGCAGCTGTTCCAAAGCCTTTTTGGAATTTGGCACTGGCCGGGACCTCCTGAGCTCCGTGATCCCTTGTGAGCACTTTAAGGGGAAAGAGCACTGCTGTCTGTGGGGTCacagctctggggctgtgctgtcTCCTCAGCACTCTCACTGACATCTGCTTTTGCTGTGGAAACTCTGTAGCTGCTGTTCCTCTGGCTGAGTTAACCCCGGGCTCCGAAGCCATGGAAGTAACTGTTTTGCAGAATGTTCAGTGTGTGTTGGAAGGCAGTGTAGACAAATCACACCTGCTGATAGCCCCACCAGGGGACGTTAATCATGTGAGGACCGGGATGGTCGGGATTTTTCATTTCAGGCGTTCTAACATAGGAAGCTCTGACTTAAGCCACTGGAATTGCAGACCTCCCCTGGATTGTCGATGTTGTCCAGCCCCAGTGAAGCTGCAGAATGTGCTCTCCATGTACATATTGTATTGTAAGGTGCTTCTCCAGTCTGTTGGACTCGTGTCCACTTACCCCAGGCATTGTACCCTGCAAGGGCTGCAGTGCTGAACGTTCTGAAATTCCACTTTCCACATGGAAACGTTCATGTAAAAAAAGGACAAATGTGCAGTAATGACAGAGTGACCAGGAGAATTAAATAGGGGGGCAGAgttggaaaaaaaggaagaagttgTTCAGGCTGATCCTGTTATTCTGTATATTGCATTAAGTACTGTCTCCTGTAAAATTCTACATAATTCACTAAAGATactgaaagaaaatactgtggagattaaatatttttgtgggaACTATTTAGTGTCTGGTTGCTGTGATGCCTTGCTTAAGcgcaaaaagaaacaaacaaaagtgCATTAAGATTTTGGATTTTCTTGAATGACCTGAAATACCCTGATTCCAGACTGGCTCTAGTGAACCCATGATCCATTAAATGTTTGGAATTGACAACTACTAAACCATGTCCCAGTGCTTTTCTCTTCAGCTGTGTGTGGCTTTCCTGCTCTGGGTCAGTGCTCTGCAGCCTTTCAGTCTCACAGTGCAACTCTCCCTATTAACCTGAAATTTAATCCCAGATCTTCCCAGACATTTGCTTTTTGCTGCCTGCAGCTTCCTCTCTGCGCTGTCCAGCTGTGGGGCTGCGTGTGACAGGTTGTTCCAGCATTAAatgctccaggagagctgctctaaCCATGGGATCCTGTCCGTTTATTTAACAAAAACACATCACCACATTCCTGCTGTCCCTTCAGTAAAGCCTGTAGGCATTGGTGGTTCTTTACTACAGCAGATAGCAAGTACTGTGACTAAATACTCGAGTATTCTTTGAATATTTACAGTCTTTACTCTTTTTTTGAAGTTTGGTGGTGCTGCTGTTCCTCCAgccttccttttctcctttcatcTCTAAAGGCATTTGAGATTTCACCCCTCATGAGTAAAAAGTGAATTGAAAACGCCCTTAGCCCCACTCCTACCAAAGATTTTCACTCGGGGCTTTTGTTGTGTAATCTGCCAAAACTTCCAAGAAGTTCCAGTCGTTTTCCCAAGCTGTGTTTCTGCAGAAGTATCTTACAACAGCTTTGCTAAAGGCTGGCTAAGAATATCCACAATTACAGAAAACAATCAATTAAAaggcaattttaaaaattaattataaacaAGACCCAAAATTGATTAAAACTatcatttaatattttattaaaaccattatttaaaatggaatttaaaCCATTCCTTAAAATGGAACTTAAACCATTCCTTAAAGTGGAATTTAAAccattatttaaattttattagcTCAGTAGTTGATTTAAACAATGAGCGAGTTCTGTCGTTTCCAGCACTAGCCAGCCACAGtgtttctgggaattttggggctaTTTTCTCCCCAAAAGAGGATTTCTTTAGAGCAGCCGCCTGCTGTCCGGGCCCATCTCGAGCTCCGGGCCAGGCCGGGCTGTCCGGGTCCGTTCGGGGCTGTACCGGGTCCGTTCGGGGCTGTAACCGGGTCCGTTCGGGGCTGTACCGGGTCCTTTCGGGGCTGTACCGGGTCCTTTCGGGGCTGTCCGGGTCCGTTCGGGGCTGTACCGGGTCCTTTCGGGGCTGTACCGGGTCCTTTCGGGGCTGTCCGGGTCCGTTCGGGGCTGTACCGGGTCCGTTCGGGGCCGTACCGGGTCCGTTCGGGGCTGTACCGGGTCCGTTTGGGGTGGTCCGGGTCCGTTTGGGGCGGTACCGGGTCCGTTCGGGGCTGTCCGTGTCCGTTCGGGGCGGTACCGGGTCCGTTCGGGGCTGTCCGGGTCCGTTCGGGGCGGTACCGGGTCCGTTCGGGGCTGTCCGTGTCCGTTCGGGGCGGTACCGGGTCCGTTCGGGGCGGTACCGGGTCCATTCGGGGCTGTACCGGGTCCGTTCGGGGCGGTACCGGGTCCTTTCGGGCCGCCCGGAGCCCGCGGCCCTCACGGCCCTGGCGGCCATGGCGCCGCCGTTGCCCCGGAGACGGCGCCGGAAGCGgcgcgcgcgcggccccgcgcgTTTCCGCGTCCCCcgcccgggccggccccgccgcaaACACCGCCGCAAACAAACACCGCCGCAAACACCGCCGCAAACACCGGCACCACCGGCACCACCGGCACCGGCCCCGCGCCCGGGCCGGCCcgccgcagcgcccgcagcaTGTCCCGCGTGCCCGTGGGGAAGGTGCTGCTGCGCAACGTCATCCGCCACACCGGAGCGCACAACAAGGTGAGGCCCGGGCCGCCCGCGCCGAGCGGGGCCTGCGGGGCCgagcggggcggcccgggcTGCGGGGACACCGTGAGGCTGCGGGGACATCCCGGGCTGCGGGGACACCGTGAGGCTGCGGGGACACCGTGAGGCTGCGGGGACACCGTGAGGCTGCGGGGACATCCCGGGCTGCGGGGACATCCCGAGCTGCGGGGACATCCCGGGCTGCGGGGACATCCCGGGCTGCGGGGACACCGTGAGGCTGCGGGGACATCCCGGGCTGCGGGGACACCGTGAGGCTGCGGGGGCACCCCGGGCTGCGGGGACACCGTGAGGCTGCGGGGACACCGTGAGGCTGCGGGGACATCCCGGGCTGCGGGGACATCCCGAGCTGCGGGGACATCCCGGGCTGCGGGGACACCGTGAGGCTGCGGGGACATCCCGGGCTGCGGGGACACCGTGAGGCTGCGGGGACATCCCGGTGGTGCCACCCGGCGATGCGGGTCCTGCTGATCCTGCAGGGGAGAGCGGGAGTGTTGGGCAGAAATAAAAGGAGTTTGGTCAAGCGGCCACGTCCTCTGGGTCACTTTTGGTTTAACGGCGTTCCGGTTTCCCCGAGTTTCGGTTTCACCGCGTTTCTCACCGCGCTGAGGGAATATGTCTGTAGTTACTTAAAAAGTAGCAAATCTTTAATaggctttgtttcattttatttgttgCGCTGTGTATGTGCTTTTAATTGCATGAAACAATTTGGACGTTGTGTGCACAGGCAGGATTTTAGTGCAGGATTAAGCAACTCCATGAAGTTTAGCAAACGGTTTCATGAATCATAATTCAGCAGGTCTGACCACCACCAGGAAGTTCTCTTTTGGACACAGATATGTGTAAATATTCCTTTGTTTAGGGATGGTAGGAAAGGTGGCTGTGAGTGTTGAGGCTGGTGCTGCGTGCCTGTGAATTTTCCCTGATGTTAAACTCATTTCCCTTTCTGTGACTTTCAGCTTcaggaagagacagaaatgTGGAAGATAAGGGAGTGGGAGAAGCAGACAGAAGAGACTTACTGGAAAAGGCAGAGCAGAATGCTGTCAGACACCTCCAGGTGAGACACACCACAGAAACATTCGTTATCTCCTTAATGACTCCCTGGAAAGAGGTCAAGCCTCTGCTTAAGCCTGACCATTCATGTGAGATGTGACACGTTGGAGGTCCCAGGTGAATGAGGGGTGGCTGGGAGGGGTTCCCCACCTGAAGGGGCTGTTTCTCACCTGAAGGAGCTGTTCCTCACCTGAAGGAGCTGTTCCCCACCTGAAGGAGCTGTTCCTCACCCGAAGGGGCTGTTCCTCACCCGAAGGGGCTGTTCCTCACCCAAAGGGGCTGTTCCTCACCCGAAGGGGCTGTTCCTCACCCGAAGGGGCTGTTCCTCACCCAAAGGGGCTGTTCCTCACCCAAAGGGGCTGTTCCTCACCCGAAGGGGCTGTTCCTCACCCGAAGGGGCTGTTCCCCTTCTGAAAGAGCTGTTCCTCACCTGAAGGAGCTGTTCCCCACCCGAAGGGGCTGTTCCTCACCTGAAGGGGCTGTTCCTCACCTGAAGGAGCTGTTCCTCACCCGAAGGGGCTGTTCCTCACCTGAAGGAGCTGTTCCTCACCTGAAGGAGCTGTTCCTCACCCGAAGGGGCTGTTCCTCACCTGAAGGGGCTGTTCCTCACCTGAAGGGGCTGTTCCCTCACTTGAAGGAGCTGTTCCTCACTTGAAGGAGCTGTTCCTCACCTGAAGGGGCTGTTCCTCACCTGAAGGGGCTGTTCCTCACCCGAAGGGGCTGTTCCCCACCTGAAGGGGCTGTTCCCCACCTGAAGGGGCTGTTCCCCACCTGATGGGGCTGTTCCCCACCTGATGGGGCTGTTCCCCACCTGAAGGGGCTGTTCCTCACCTGAAGGAGCTGTTCCTCACCTGAAGGGGCTGTTCCCTCTCCGCAGCAGCCGCATGCGCAGCGATGGCTTCGACGaggaggggcacagggcagactGGAAATCCAGGAACCCACAGCTCCTTGACCTGGTGGAAGATGATCTCCTCAGGGCCAGATCCTGGAATAAAAAGCTGTATGAATGTGAAGCCAACATGCCAGACAGGTCTGTGAGGGAATTCTGTGTGTCTGTGGTTGTAATTAAAACATCTTTTTGGAGCCCTGTACAAAAAAATGACACATTTCTGTTCTGCGTGACATGTACAAACTTCTGCCATGTCACAGAATAACCAATTTGAGCTCATCTGTGGAGTTTCTAAGCCACACTAAGCACCATAAGCCCAGCCCTAAGCTTAATATTTATTACTCTACCCAATAAGCTTAAAAAATCTCAAGAAACACAACTCCAGGGTTGGATTTAAAGAAATCAGAGTTGTGGTTTGAGAACATAAGGTGTATTTAAATAGCACCAACCAAATCAGTCCCATTTCCTTCCTGTCTAAACTCAGATTCATTCTGTGGCTCTGCCTTTCCAGAATTGCATTTTTGCCCTCAAACAAGTTGTCTGTTTTTAATGGATGGTTCTGCTTTCTTACAGGTGGGGGCACAGTGGATATAAAGAGTTGTACCCTGAAGAGTTTGACACAGACAGGTAAGGCAGACACCCTTACTGATGGATCCAGAATCTGCCTTCTGACGAGCTCTGCAGGGAATTTTACAAACTCTGTTTTAAATTTTGACTAGAGATCAACCTTGAATGCAAAGCcttactgttaaaaaaaactCAA
The Anomalospiza imberbis isolate Cuckoo-Finch-1a 21T00152 chromosome 24, ASM3175350v1, whole genome shotgun sequence DNA segment above includes these coding regions:
- the DLAT gene encoding dihydrolipoyllysine-residue acetyltransferase component of pyruvate dehydrogenase complex, mitochondrial, which gives rise to MWRVLARRVSRGAAGPPGLLRPRRALGAGVGAGAGPARRGPVWGGPAPRPLLPPPAWPRLVPRRCCSLPAHQKVALPALSPTMQMGTIARWEKKEGDKINEGDLIAEVETDKATVGFESLEECYLAKILVPEGTRDVPIGAIICITVEKPEYIDAFKNYTLDSAAAAAPAASVPPPPAAAPSPPPQPSPQAPGSSYPPHMQITLPALSPTMTMGTVQRWEKKVGEKLNEGDLLAEIETDKATIGFEVQEEGYLAKILVPEGTRDVPLGTSLCIIVEKEADIPAFADYQAAAVTDMKAAAPSPPPPPPQVMATPAAAPPPPQPAAAPAPAAPSAAPPHKGGRVMVSPLAKKLAAEKGIDLTQVKGTGPDGRITKKDVESFVPSKAAPAAAPEAIPAAVGAAPEGTFTDIPISNIRRVIAQRLMQSKQTIPHYYLSIDVNMGKVLVLRKELNQEVSENIKLSVNDFIIKASALACLKVPEANSSWMDTVIRQNHVVDVSVAVSTPAGLITPIVFNAHIKGLAAISKDVASLAAKAREGKLQPHEFQGGTFTISNLGMYGIKNFSAIINPPQACILAVGSSKEMLVPADNEKGFDVASVMSVTLSCDHRVVDGAVGAQWLAEFKKFLEKPVTMLL